The following are encoded together in the Bacillus sp. NP157 genome:
- the recD gene encoding exodeoxyribonuclease V subunit alpha, producing MIADLDAWLDSATNDGRLRPMDRAFARFLATLDPAADARVLASAALVSNELAEGHICTDVATLAERDPALANAAGWLSGASLVASPDGNPAAPLVLDGSLLYLRRFWRDEARVAAAIVSRLAPLPEPAGLGVELDRLFPREEGGIDWQKIACAIAARSAFSVITGGPGTGKTTTVVRLLGLLQTLAANAGQPRLRIRLAAPTGKAAARLNASIAAQVAQLDVDAGVRDGIPAEVTTLHRLLGSRPDSRAFRHDADNPLHVDVLVIDEASMIDLEMMAATLDALPADARLVLLGDKDQLSSVEAGAVLGDLCARAEVGHYDDATRTWLRGVTDVDVGAWTDDATAWALDQRVTMLRRSRRFGSDSGIGALAAAINRGDAAAVASVFAGGFDDVARAAASPAAVATLAIDGRGAAPGYRHYLEWIAAHRPGAGAGDDAVMAWGRGALAAYGRFQLLCATRRGDVGVDGQNERIGLGLLERGLIGATTGWYEGRPVIVVRNDYAVGLMNGDIGVTLAVPDGQGGTMLRVAFLVMDDSGGERVRFVTPSRLTAVETVYAMTVHKSQGSEFEHTALVLPPEPSPVLTRELVYTGVTRARRHFTLLAAADIVGYAVSRKTRRASGLLGRLR from the coding sequence ATGATCGCCGACCTGGATGCCTGGCTGGACAGCGCGACGAATGACGGTCGGCTCCGGCCGATGGATCGCGCCTTCGCGCGCTTCCTCGCCACGCTGGATCCTGCCGCCGACGCACGCGTGCTGGCGTCGGCCGCCCTCGTCAGCAACGAACTGGCCGAGGGCCACATCTGCACCGATGTCGCCACGCTGGCCGAGCGCGATCCGGCGCTGGCGAACGCGGCAGGATGGTTGAGCGGCGCGTCGCTCGTCGCCTCGCCGGACGGGAATCCCGCGGCGCCGCTCGTGCTCGATGGCAGCCTGCTTTACCTGCGCCGCTTCTGGCGCGATGAAGCCCGCGTCGCCGCCGCCATCGTGTCGAGGCTGGCACCGCTGCCAGAACCCGCCGGCCTTGGCGTCGAGCTCGACCGGCTTTTCCCGCGGGAAGAGGGCGGCATCGACTGGCAGAAGATCGCCTGCGCCATCGCCGCGCGCAGTGCCTTCAGCGTCATCACCGGCGGTCCCGGCACCGGCAAGACCACCACGGTGGTGCGTCTGCTCGGCCTGCTGCAGACGCTGGCGGCGAACGCGGGGCAGCCGCGCCTGCGCATCCGCCTCGCGGCGCCGACCGGCAAGGCGGCGGCACGGCTCAATGCATCGATCGCCGCGCAGGTGGCGCAGCTCGACGTCGACGCCGGCGTGCGCGATGGCATCCCCGCGGAAGTCACCACGCTGCACCGGCTGCTGGGCAGCCGTCCAGATAGTCGTGCGTTCCGCCACGACGCCGACAACCCGCTCCACGTCGACGTGCTGGTGATCGACGAAGCGTCGATGATCGACCTGGAAATGATGGCGGCCACGCTGGATGCGCTGCCGGCCGATGCACGCCTGGTCCTGCTCGGCGACAAGGACCAGCTGTCGTCGGTGGAGGCGGGCGCGGTGCTGGGTGACCTGTGCGCGCGTGCCGAGGTGGGCCATTACGACGATGCCACGCGAACCTGGTTGCGCGGTGTCACCGACGTCGATGTGGGCGCGTGGACCGACGACGCCACGGCGTGGGCCCTCGACCAGCGCGTCACGATGCTTCGGCGCAGTCGTCGCTTCGGAAGCGACAGCGGCATCGGCGCGCTGGCGGCGGCGATCAATCGCGGCGATGCCGCGGCGGTGGCATCGGTGTTTGCGGGTGGCTTCGACGATGTCGCCCGTGCGGCGGCATCGCCTGCGGCGGTCGCCACGCTGGCGATCGACGGCCGTGGTGCCGCGCCGGGCTATCGGCACTATCTCGAGTGGATCGCCGCGCACCGGCCCGGGGCGGGAGCCGGCGACGACGCGGTCATGGCGTGGGGCCGCGGCGCGCTGGCGGCGTACGGACGGTTCCAGCTGCTGTGCGCGACGCGCCGCGGCGATGTCGGGGTGGACGGGCAGAACGAGCGGATCGGGCTCGGCTTGCTCGAGCGCGGCCTGATCGGAGCAACCACGGGCTGGTATGAAGGCCGTCCGGTGATCGTGGTACGCAACGACTACGCCGTTGGCCTGATGAATGGCGATATCGGCGTGACGCTCGCGGTACCCGACGGGCAGGGTGGCACGATGCTCCGCGTGGCCTTCCTGGTGATGGACGACAGTGGCGGCGAGCGCGTGCGCTTCGTTACCCCCAGCCGGCTCACGGCGGTGGAAACGGTCTATGCGATGACGGTGCACAAGTCGCAGGGCTCGGAATTCGAGCACACGGCGCTGGTGCTGCCACCCGAGCCGTCGCCCGTGCTGACCCGCGAGCTGGTCTACACCGGCGTGACCCGGGCCCGGCGGCATTTCACCTTGCTGGCCGCGGCGGATATCGTCGGCTACGCGGTGAGCCGAAAGACCCGACGGGCTTCCGGCCTGCTCGGCCGCCTGCGCTGA
- the recB gene encoding exodeoxyribonuclease V subunit beta yields MTFAIEPLRPLSLPLEGVRLIEASAGTGKTWTIAALYVRAVLGHGVPQPLLPPQILVVTFTEAATQELRERIRARLVEAALAFRAGSAGEPLLAELIAAYDVGQHAACARRLELAAQWMDEAAIFTIHGWSQRMLVQHAFGSGHAFAQTLEPDESELLAECVRDYWRQAFYPLDEQTLAAVQEKWRTPDALLRSLKPLLGGGEATLRIDGEVLGVGDGLAATLAARRAWEDEAATRLDAAARAWRSDVDAIEALLLEAATSKALSNTKYKPDRVSRELVGMRRWAQTGEPGGNELGRYASSTLAEGTSKNRARPEHPAFGALEHWHEWQASRIAIHHVVLADALAWVRDRFASQKRRRAQMGFDDLLLRLDRSLASASGADLAATIRKQYPLALIDEFQDTDPLQYRIFRAVYGGEVETGLLLIGDPKQAIYAFRGADIHTYLAARAEAAAPHYSLDTNFRSTQGMVDAVNALFVHGEGHASGAFHFADRGLPFAPVLARGRAERFLRGGAEQPALNLWLLDDEQPVGVRHYRNEMAAACASEIVRLLDEAARGEAGFVGPAGAMQPLRPADIAVLVRSHAEATQVRAALASRRVRSVFLSDRDSVWESVEAGDVLFWLRAVAEPSSDTAMRAALATRTLHLGFAELERLNTDERHWEARGQQFFALRDTWRHAGTLAMLHRLLHVFDLPARLLAMDHGERALTNVLHLAELLQQAAATLDGEQALIRYLAERIADTASHHGDDQIVRLESDDDLVKVITIHKSKGLEYPLVFLPFVAAPTKGRGGQGYRYHDGEGMSLELGGGEGGEAVDAAKEAAERASLQEDLRVLYVAMTRARHACWLGIAPVADSSRIRKPQVHRSAFGHLLKGGVEIDNGEIAGLLQALANNASSVAVTYMPAPDDQRYIAPPRDERMLPPRDPKLARAEPWRIASYSGLRYAEADIDVPAPETAIDDVIVEYVTEPVAVVADPASIHAFHRGADAGTFLHDLLEWIADEGFASIANDPVRLRDTVARRCERRGWEASIDLLTDWLLVLLHTPMALPDGATVALAAFDDPGRYRAELEFLFEARRVDAEALDRIVREHTLGGAPRPALASDTLNGMLKGFIDLIIEHDGRWYVADYKSNWLGTDEQAYTPEAMRASILDSRYELQYALYLLALHRLLRSRLGPAYDYDIHVGGAVYLYLRGVDGRGHGVHVERPPKAMIDAMDRLFEGADA; encoded by the coding sequence ATGACCTTCGCCATCGAACCGCTGCGCCCCCTGTCCCTGCCGCTGGAAGGCGTGCGCCTGATCGAGGCGAGTGCCGGCACCGGCAAGACCTGGACGATCGCCGCGCTCTATGTGCGCGCGGTGCTCGGGCACGGGGTGCCGCAGCCGCTGCTACCACCGCAGATCCTCGTCGTGACCTTTACCGAGGCCGCCACGCAGGAACTGCGCGAACGCATCCGTGCCCGCCTGGTGGAAGCCGCCCTCGCATTCCGCGCCGGCAGCGCCGGCGAGCCCCTGCTGGCCGAACTCATCGCCGCCTACGACGTCGGGCAGCACGCCGCGTGCGCGCGACGCCTGGAGCTCGCCGCGCAGTGGATGGACGAAGCCGCCATCTTCACCATCCATGGCTGGAGCCAGCGCATGCTGGTCCAGCACGCGTTCGGCAGCGGCCATGCGTTTGCGCAGACGCTCGAGCCGGACGAAAGCGAATTGCTGGCGGAATGCGTGCGCGACTACTGGCGCCAGGCGTTCTATCCGCTCGACGAGCAGACCCTCGCCGCCGTGCAGGAAAAGTGGCGGACACCCGACGCCCTGTTGCGGTCGCTGAAGCCGCTGCTTGGCGGTGGTGAAGCCACCCTGCGCATCGACGGCGAAGTGCTTGGCGTGGGCGATGGCCTTGCCGCGACGCTTGCCGCGCGGCGTGCGTGGGAGGACGAGGCCGCGACTCGCCTGGACGCGGCGGCGCGGGCCTGGCGTAGCGACGTCGACGCCATCGAGGCGCTGCTGCTCGAGGCGGCGACGTCCAAAGCGCTGAGCAATACGAAATACAAGCCGGACCGGGTGTCGCGTGAGCTGGTTGGCATGCGACGCTGGGCGCAGACCGGTGAACCCGGTGGCAACGAGCTCGGGCGATATGCCTCGTCGACGCTCGCCGAAGGCACCAGCAAGAACAGGGCACGCCCGGAACATCCCGCGTTTGGCGCACTGGAGCACTGGCATGAGTGGCAGGCGTCGCGCATCGCGATCCACCACGTCGTCCTTGCCGACGCACTGGCATGGGTGCGCGACCGCTTCGCCAGCCAGAAGCGCCGGCGCGCGCAGATGGGCTTCGACGACCTGCTGCTCCGGCTCGACCGTTCGCTGGCCAGCGCGTCGGGCGCCGACCTGGCGGCGACCATCCGCAAGCAGTATCCACTGGCATTGATCGACGAATTCCAGGATACCGATCCCCTGCAGTACCGCATCTTTCGCGCGGTCTACGGCGGCGAAGTGGAGACGGGCCTGCTGCTGATCGGCGATCCGAAGCAGGCGATCTATGCTTTCCGCGGGGCCGACATCCACACCTACCTCGCCGCCCGTGCGGAAGCCGCGGCCCCGCATTACAGCCTCGACACCAACTTCCGCTCGACCCAGGGCATGGTCGACGCCGTCAATGCGTTGTTCGTCCACGGCGAGGGCCACGCCTCCGGTGCGTTCCATTTCGCCGACCGCGGCTTGCCGTTCGCACCGGTGCTGGCGCGTGGTCGGGCGGAACGCTTCTTGCGAGGTGGCGCCGAACAGCCCGCCCTGAATCTCTGGTTGCTCGACGATGAGCAGCCCGTGGGCGTGCGCCATTACCGCAACGAAATGGCCGCGGCCTGTGCCAGCGAGATCGTGCGCCTGCTGGATGAAGCGGCACGCGGCGAGGCCGGCTTCGTCGGTCCCGCGGGAGCCATGCAGCCGCTTCGCCCGGCCGACATCGCCGTGCTGGTCCGCAGCCATGCCGAAGCCACCCAGGTGCGTGCGGCACTGGCGTCGCGCCGCGTGCGCAGCGTGTTCCTGTCCGATCGCGATTCGGTCTGGGAGAGCGTCGAGGCGGGCGACGTGCTGTTCTGGCTGCGTGCGGTGGCGGAGCCATCGTCCGACACGGCGATGCGTGCCGCGCTGGCCACGCGCACCCTGCACCTGGGTTTCGCCGAGCTGGAGCGGCTCAACACCGACGAACGCCACTGGGAAGCGCGCGGCCAGCAGTTCTTCGCCCTGCGCGACACCTGGCGACACGCCGGCACCCTGGCGATGCTGCATCGGCTGCTGCATGTCTTCGACCTGCCGGCGCGGTTGCTGGCGATGGATCACGGCGAGCGGGCGCTGACCAACGTGCTGCACCTTGCCGAGTTGCTGCAGCAGGCAGCAGCCACGCTGGACGGCGAACAGGCGCTTATCCGTTACCTTGCCGAGCGCATCGCCGACACGGCGAGCCATCATGGCGACGACCAGATCGTGCGGCTGGAAAGCGACGACGACCTGGTCAAGGTCATCACCATCCACAAGTCCAAGGGTCTCGAATACCCGCTCGTCTTCCTGCCCTTCGTCGCCGCGCCGACGAAGGGACGAGGCGGGCAGGGCTATCGCTACCACGACGGCGAAGGCATGTCGCTGGAGCTGGGCGGCGGTGAGGGCGGCGAGGCGGTCGATGCGGCGAAGGAAGCCGCCGAACGCGCATCCCTGCAGGAAGACCTTCGCGTGCTGTATGTCGCGATGACCCGTGCGCGGCATGCGTGCTGGCTTGGCATCGCGCCGGTGGCCGACAGTTCACGGATCAGGAAGCCCCAGGTACACCGCAGTGCGTTCGGCCACCTGTTGAAGGGCGGCGTGGAAATCGATAACGGCGAGATCGCCGGGTTGCTGCAGGCGCTGGCGAACAACGCGTCCTCCGTCGCCGTCACCTACATGCCGGCGCCCGACGACCAGCGCTACATCGCTCCGCCGCGCGACGAGCGCATGCTGCCGCCACGCGATCCAAAGCTCGCGCGGGCCGAGCCGTGGCGTATCGCGAGCTATAGCGGGCTGCGCTACGCCGAGGCGGATATCGACGTGCCCGCGCCGGAGACGGCCATCGACGACGTGATCGTCGAGTACGTGACCGAGCCCGTCGCCGTCGTCGCCGACCCCGCCAGCATCCACGCCTTCCATCGCGGTGCCGATGCCGGCACCTTCCTGCATGACCTGCTCGAGTGGATCGCCGACGAAGGCTTCGCCAGCATCGCCAACGACCCCGTGCGCCTGCGCGACACGGTCGCCCGCCGCTGCGAACGGCGCGGCTGGGAAGCATCGATCGACCTGCTGACCGACTGGTTGCTGGTGCTCCTGCACACGCCGATGGCCTTGCCCGACGGCGCGACGGTCGCGCTCGCTGCTTTCGACGATCCAGGCCGCTACCGCGCCGAGCTTGAATTCCTGTTCGAAGCCCGTCGCGTCGACGCGGAGGCGCTCGATCGCATCGTTCGCGAGCACACCCTGGGTGGCGCGCCGCGGCCGGCCCTGGCCAGCGACACACTCAACGGCATGCTCAAGGGCTTCATCGACCTGATCATCGAGCACGATGGCCGCTGGTACGTCGCCGACTACAAGTCGAACTGGCTGGGTACGGACGAGCAGGCCTACACGCCCGAAGCCATGCGCGCGTCCATCCTCGATTCGCGCTACGAACTGCAATACGCGTTGTACCTGCTGGCCCTGCACCGGCTGCTGCGTTCGCGGCTGGGGCCGGCATACGACTACGACATCCACGTCGGCGGCGCTGTCTACCTCTACCTGCGCGGCGTTGATGGCCGTGGCCACGGCGTGCATGTCGAGCGGCCGCCAAAGGCCATGATCGACGCGATGGATCGATTGTTCGAAGGAGCCGACGCATGA
- the rpmI gene encoding 50S ribosomal protein L35 yields the protein MPKIKTNRAAAKRFRKTASGKFKAGHAFKSHILTKKSTKRKRGLRAPNHVKPCDTKGVARMLPYL from the coding sequence ATGCCCAAGATCAAGACCAACCGGGCGGCTGCGAAGCGTTTTCGCAAGACCGCATCGGGTAAGTTCAAGGCCGGTCACGCCTTCAAGTCGCACATCCTGACCAAGAAGTCGACCAAGCGTAAGCGCGGCCTGCGCGCTCCCAACCACGTCAAGCCGTGCGACACCAAGGGTGTAGCTCGGATGTTGCCGTACCTCTAA
- the rplT gene encoding 50S ribosomal protein L20, translating to MARVKRGVTARRRHKKIIGRAKGYYNARRKVFRVANQAVIKAGQYAYIGRKQRKRQFRALWIVRINAAARQFGLSYSRLINGLAKAEIAVDRKVLADLAVHDIKAFGVIAEKAKASLAA from the coding sequence ATGGCTCGTGTTAAGCGCGGTGTTACCGCCCGTCGTCGTCACAAGAAGATCATTGGCCGTGCCAAGGGCTATTACAACGCCCGCCGCAAGGTTTTCCGCGTAGCTAACCAGGCCGTCATCAAGGCCGGTCAGTACGCGTACATCGGCCGCAAGCAGCGCAAGCGTCAGTTCCGCGCCCTGTGGATCGTCCGTATCAACGCAGCAGCCCGCCAGTTCGGCCTGTCGTACAGCCGCCTGATCAATGGCCTGGCCAAGGCCGAGATCGCCGTCGACCGCAAGGTCCTCGCCGACCTCGCCGTGCACGACATCAAGGCGTTTGGCGTGATCGCAGAGAAGGCCAAGGCCAGTCTGGCTGCGTAA
- the infC gene encoding translation initiation factor IF-3: protein MATTDNKGNRKNNEIRVPKVRVLGPEGEQLGIMDTRDAIRRAEEDGLDLVEIQPNGDPPVCKIMDFGKFKFEAQKKASAAKKKQKQVEIKEVKFRPVTDTGDYDIKLRKMREFLEEGDKVKVTIRFRGREMSHQDLGQNLARKIQVDIGEDGVVESFPRLEGRQMVMMIGPKKKI, encoded by the coding sequence ATCGCTACGACCGATAACAAGGGCAATCGCAAGAACAACGAGATCCGCGTGCCGAAAGTGCGCGTACTGGGTCCCGAAGGCGAGCAGCTGGGCATCATGGACACCCGTGACGCCATCCGCCGCGCTGAAGAGGACGGTCTCGACCTCGTCGAAATCCAGCCGAACGGCGATCCGCCGGTCTGCAAGATCATGGATTTCGGCAAGTTTAAGTTCGAAGCCCAGAAGAAGGCCTCGGCTGCCAAGAAGAAGCAGAAGCAGGTCGAAATCAAGGAAGTGAAGTTCCGTCCGGTCACGGATACGGGCGATTACGACATCAAGCTGCGCAAGATGCGCGAGTTCCTTGAGGAAGGCGACAAGGTCAAGGTCACGATCCGCTTCCGCGGCCGTGAAATGTCCCACCAGGACCTCGGCCAGAACCTGGCCCGCAAGATCCAGGTGGACATCGGCGAAGACGGCGTGGTGGAGTCCTTCCCCCGTCTTGAAGGCCGCCAGATGGTCATGATGATCGGTCCGAAGAAGAAGATCTGA
- the thrS gene encoding threonine--tRNA ligase has translation MIQITLPDGSQRPFEHPVTVQDVAASIGAGLAKATLAGKVDGKLVDASFPIEHDAKLEIITEKSPEALDILRHSTAHLLGQAVQRLFPGAQVTIGPVIDNGFFYDFAYERPFTPDDLGVIQAEMEKIVKEQIPVTRSVKSRDEAITFFRGLGEEYKAQIIEGIPANEELSLYTQGEFTDLCRGPHVSNTGKLRAFKLMKVAGAYWRGDSNNEMLTRVYGTSWLNDKDLKAYLHQLEEAEKRDHRRIGKQLDLFHMQEEAPGMIFWHPKGWAIWQAVEQYVRGVYKRSGYQEVRGPQIMDVSLWKKSGHWDNYHENMFFTESEKRTYALKPMNCPGHIQIFNTNLHSYRDLPIRYGEFGGCHRNEPSGALHGIMRVRAFTQDDGHIFCTPAQIEAEVAAFHAQAMQVYADFGFNDIAMKIALRPEKRIGADEVWDRAEDALRKALSAAGVEWEELPGEGAFYGPKIEYHMKDSIGRAWQVGTMQVDFMMPERLGAEYVDENSQRQHPVMLHRAIVGSMERFIGILIEHHAGLLPTWLAPIQAAVFSITDAQADYVQDVTQALVGQGFRVNSDLRNEKVGYKIREHTLQRVPYLVVVGDREKETGTISVRTRGGEDLGSMTVAQFAERLEAETRR, from the coding sequence ATGATCCAGATCACGCTACCCGACGGCAGCCAGCGCCCGTTCGAGCATCCCGTCACCGTCCAGGACGTGGCCGCCTCCATTGGCGCCGGCCTGGCCAAGGCCACACTGGCCGGCAAGGTCGACGGCAAGCTGGTCGATGCCAGCTTCCCGATCGAGCACGACGCAAAGCTCGAAATCATCACCGAGAAGAGCCCCGAGGCGCTGGATATCCTGCGCCACTCCACGGCCCACCTGCTGGGCCAGGCCGTGCAGCGCCTGTTCCCCGGCGCGCAGGTCACGATCGGCCCGGTGATCGACAACGGCTTCTTCTACGACTTCGCCTACGAGCGTCCGTTTACGCCCGACGACCTCGGCGTGATCCAGGCCGAGATGGAGAAGATCGTCAAGGAACAGATCCCGGTCACGCGCTCGGTGAAGAGCCGCGACGAGGCGATCACCTTCTTCCGTGGCCTGGGCGAGGAATACAAGGCCCAGATCATCGAGGGCATCCCGGCGAACGAAGAGCTGTCGCTCTACACGCAGGGTGAGTTCACCGACCTGTGCCGCGGCCCGCATGTGTCCAACACGGGCAAGCTGCGTGCGTTCAAGTTGATGAAGGTGGCCGGCGCCTACTGGCGCGGCGATTCCAACAACGAGATGCTGACCCGCGTCTACGGCACGTCGTGGCTTAACGACAAGGACCTGAAGGCTTACCTGCACCAGCTGGAAGAAGCCGAAAAGCGCGACCACCGCCGCATCGGCAAGCAGCTCGACCTGTTCCACATGCAGGAAGAAGCGCCGGGCATGATTTTCTGGCATCCCAAGGGCTGGGCCATCTGGCAGGCCGTGGAGCAGTACGTGCGCGGCGTCTACAAGCGCAGCGGTTACCAGGAAGTGCGCGGCCCGCAGATCATGGACGTGAGCCTGTGGAAGAAGTCCGGCCACTGGGACAACTACCACGAGAACATGTTCTTTACCGAGTCGGAGAAGCGCACCTATGCGCTGAAGCCGATGAACTGCCCCGGCCACATCCAGATCTTCAACACCAACCTGCATAGCTACCGCGACCTGCCGATCCGTTACGGCGAGTTCGGCGGCTGCCACCGCAACGAGCCGTCCGGCGCGCTGCACGGCATCATGCGCGTGCGCGCATTCACCCAGGACGATGGCCACATCTTCTGCACCCCGGCGCAGATCGAGGCCGAAGTGGCCGCGTTCCACGCCCAGGCGATGCAGGTGTATGCCGACTTCGGCTTCAACGACATCGCCATGAAGATCGCCCTGCGCCCGGAAAAGCGCATCGGCGCCGACGAGGTCTGGGACCGTGCCGAGGACGCCCTGCGCAAGGCGCTGTCGGCGGCTGGGGTCGAGTGGGAGGAACTGCCGGGCGAGGGCGCCTTCTACGGCCCGAAGATCGAGTACCACATGAAGGACTCGATCGGCCGCGCCTGGCAGGTCGGTACCATGCAGGTCGATTTCATGATGCCCGAGCGCCTCGGCGCCGAGTACGTGGACGAAAACAGCCAGCGCCAGCACCCCGTGATGCTGCACCGGGCCATCGTCGGCTCCATGGAGCGCTTCATCGGCATCCTGATCGAGCACCATGCCGGGTTGCTTCCGACCTGGCTCGCCCCCATTCAGGCAGCGGTGTTCAGCATTACGGACGCCCAGGCCGATTACGTCCAAGACGTGACCCAAGCCCTTGTCGGACAAGGCTTCAGGGTGAACTCCGATTTGCGCAACGAAAAAGTCGGATATAAAATCCGCGAGCACACGTTGCAGAGGGTGCCGTATCTGGTCGTGGTCGGTGATCGCGAGAAGGAAACGGGTACCATCTCCGTACGTACCCGCGGTGGCGAAGACCTCGGCAGCATGACCGTTGCCCAGTTCGCCGAACGTTTGGAAGCCGAGACCCGCCGCTAG